One genomic region from Paroceanicella profunda encodes:
- the rpoN gene encoding RNA polymerase factor sigma-54, with protein MTPQLQQAIRLLQMSSIDLGAFVAEEVEKNPILEIESAEGSAPAPAPPPEPRLEDRLRDAAPGEAEADLDAARESLYDEAVADSQAAWAGLGGSGPGAGPGGGYGAEGADPGDTLSESPSLRAHLAAQIGLSQAAKDIRAVALFLVDELDDAGYLSRPLPEIGDQLGAGERLLQDALALLQSCEPLGVGARSLGECLALQLRERDRLDPAMQVVLENLDLLASGKFARLAEIAGLEPEDLPEIVAEIRALDPRPGHAFGHFDVQTVIPDVHVRRNGLGAWSLELNAEALPRVLVNNIYATRVAASGAQATAFISECRSNASWLVKTLESRARTILRVATEITRHQEAFFDIGVAGLRPLTLREVAEAVGMHESTISRVTSGKYLSCERGLFELRYFFSQGLASSDGGAALSATAIRERIRRMIEQEDPARILSDDTLVDLLQKDGVDIARRTVAKYREGLNIPSSVKRRRLKAGLIAR; from the coding sequence ATGACGCCGCAACTGCAGCAGGCGATCCGTCTGCTGCAGATGTCCAGCATCGACCTCGGCGCCTTCGTGGCCGAGGAGGTGGAGAAGAACCCCATCCTCGAGATCGAGAGCGCAGAGGGCAGCGCCCCGGCCCCGGCGCCCCCCCCCGAACCCCGGCTTGAGGACCGCCTGCGCGACGCGGCCCCCGGGGAGGCGGAAGCCGATCTCGATGCCGCGCGCGAGTCCCTCTACGACGAGGCGGTGGCGGATTCCCAGGCCGCCTGGGCCGGGCTCGGCGGCAGCGGCCCCGGCGCGGGCCCCGGTGGCGGCTATGGCGCCGAGGGCGCGGACCCGGGCGACACCCTCTCCGAATCCCCCTCCCTGCGCGCGCATCTGGCCGCGCAGATCGGGCTGAGCCAGGCCGCGAAGGACATCCGCGCCGTCGCACTCTTCCTCGTGGACGAGCTGGACGACGCCGGCTACCTCTCCCGCCCGCTGCCGGAGATCGGCGACCAGCTCGGCGCCGGGGAGCGCCTGCTGCAGGACGCCCTCGCGCTGCTGCAATCCTGCGAACCGCTGGGGGTGGGCGCCCGCTCGCTGGGCGAATGCCTGGCGCTGCAACTGCGCGAGCGCGACCGGCTGGACCCCGCGATGCAGGTGGTGCTGGAGAACCTGGACCTGCTGGCCTCCGGCAAGTTCGCCCGGCTGGCGGAGATCGCCGGGCTGGAGCCGGAGGACCTGCCCGAGATCGTCGCCGAGATCCGCGCGCTGGACCCGCGGCCCGGCCACGCCTTCGGCCATTTCGACGTGCAGACCGTGATCCCGGACGTGCATGTGCGCCGCAACGGGCTGGGCGCCTGGAGCCTGGAGCTCAACGCCGAGGCCCTGCCCCGGGTGCTGGTGAACAACATCTACGCCACCCGCGTGGCCGCCAGCGGGGCCCAGGCCACGGCCTTCATCTCCGAGTGCCGCTCCAACGCCTCCTGGCTGGTCAAGACGCTGGAAAGCCGGGCGCGCACCATCCTCAGGGTCGCCACCGAGATCACCCGCCACCAGGAGGCCTTCTTCGACATCGGCGTGGCCGGGCTGCGCCCGCTCACCCTGCGCGAGGTGGCCGAAGCGGTGGGCATGCACGAGTCCACAATTTCGCGTGTGACGTCGGGGAAATACCTGTCCTGTGAACGCGGTCTTTTCGAATTGCGCTATTTCTTCTCCCAGGGGCTCGCGTCCAGCGATGGCGGCGCGGCCCTGTCCGCCACCGCCATCCGGGAGCGTATCCGCCGGATGATCGAGCAGGAGGACCCCGCACGGATCCTCTCCGACGACACGCTCGTCGACCTGCTGCAGAAGGATGGCGTCGATATTGCGCGGCGCACCGTCGCGAAATATCGTGAGGGGCTGAACATCCCGTCGTCGGTGAAACGACGACGGCTCAAAGCGGGGCTCATCGCGAGATGA